The following coding sequences are from one Nilaparvata lugens isolate BPH chromosome 4, ASM1435652v1, whole genome shotgun sequence window:
- the LOC111047601 gene encoding uncharacterized protein LOC111047601 isoform X1, with protein MADERDTLRAPRLKGSQTPRTPKKMPRKILTVKKTHTSTFSEDWNVSSSLIEGTNGVHKEAEMDLTGTPRCRADSFHDKDSPWQNGQFKSPKEIVRYYRQQFGDWWNVLPKTDFTYDERSKWYRKEIAPGIPVIPNLARPPLHPAQHKSRFSLFSRSTESTFESSSTNGKSQLTRPPIIQEPNKSFLTKVADFFIDLLLGILCLPYDLIFGNYWSTTAPVTGRNSSKQSAWWSAPFRWTYQLMMMLFSWEIKILISVRQAFHNFGLRTAFKLFLLLVIIGGMVFAYGYYGVELDNIQMPSINISDLQNFTNWDYSGAIELLKPLNMSWAYDQYANYSNIGWIYQ; from the exons gcCAAGAAAGATCTTGACAGTCAAAAAAACGCAT ACATCTACTTTCTCAGAAGACTGGAACGTATCTAGTAGTTTGATAGAAGGAACCAATGGTGTTCATAAAGAAGCTGAAATGGATTTGACTGGGACTCCGAGGTGTCGAGCGGACAGTTTCCATGATAAGGATAGTCCGTGGCAAAACGGACAGTTCAAATCGCCCAAAGAAATCGTCAGATACTACAGACAACAGTTTGGGGACTGGTGGAA TGTTCTGCCCAAGACTGATTTCACCTATGACGAAAGATCGAAATGGTACCGGAAGGAGATTGCGCCAGGCATTCCGGTCATACCAAACCTGGCCCGTCCGCCGTTGCATCCGGCCCAACACAAGTCTAGGTTCAGTTTGTTCTCGAGGTCTACAG AAAGCACGTTTGAAAGCTCGTCGACCAATGGCAAGTCACAGTTGACTCGACCACCAATCATCCAAGAACCAAACAAATCGTTTCTCACAAAAGTTGCCGATTTCTTCATCGACTTGTTGCTAGGAATACTTTGCCTTCCTTACGATCTGATCTTTGGTAATTACTGGAGCACAACTGCTCCAGTTACTG GGCGGAATTCAAGCAAACAGTCGGCCTGGTGGTCTGCGCCCTTCCGTTGGACTTATCAGTTGATGATGATGCTGTTCTCTTGGGAGATAAAGATTCTGATTTCTGTACGCCAAGCCTTCCACAATTTCGGACTACGAACTGCTTTTAAGCTATTCTTACTTTTAGTAATAATCGGCGGAATGGTATTTGCTTATG GATACTATGGAGTTGAGTTGGATAACATTCAGATGCCTTCGATCAATATCTCTGACTTGCAAAACTTCACAAATTGGGACTATTCTGGGGCAATCGAACTGCTCAAACCTTTGAACATGTCGTGGGCTTACGACCAGTACGCTAACTACTCGAATATTGGTTGGATTTATCAATAA